One part of the Gossypium raimondii isolate GPD5lz chromosome 1, ASM2569854v1, whole genome shotgun sequence genome encodes these proteins:
- the LOC105785603 gene encoding uncharacterized protein LOC105785603 isoform X2 yields MGELNSMAYTSSSLHSPSLGWDLQNLGVLNADMSLVMDGSGTAPFFPHLDSDFSSGYLEDALLEFTEPSKRRRLLLYNDHNQFNGLNDLAMGYWNYSCNWGLSENFSCMSQLTSINGVSDEPMSTSVSSEEANIVTEIKTPEEAIPRSPEEAFDSSSSSYKVSTAKSKSFFNKDTQISSGSEDKMKKRVITRVVYPFALVKPGGIEGDMTLNDINERILMPPTRPVRHPVGDFACRPCVSADGPGLSGKAVVALTKIHTQGRGTITIIRTKG; encoded by the exons ATGGGTGAGCTTAACTCTATGGCTTACACTAGTAGCAGCCTCCATAGCCCTTCCCTAGGTTGGGATCTTCAAAACCTTGGAGTTCTCAACGCAGACATGTCTTTAG TCATGGATGGAAGTGGAACTGCCCCATTCTTTCCACATCTAGACTCTGATTTCTCTTCTGGGTATCTGGAAGATGCATTGCTTGAATTCACTGAACCATCCAAACGAAGACGCCTCTTGTTGTACAATGATCATAATCAATTCAATGGTTTAAATGATCTTGCCATg GGATATTGGAATTATAGCTGCAACTGGGGCCTATCTGAGAATTTCAGCTGCATGAGCCAGTTAACAAGCATTAATGGAGTTTCAG ATGAACCAATGAGCACATCGGTGAGCAGTGAGGAAGCAAACATTGTCACGGAGATAAAAACACCAGAAGAGGCAATACCACGCAGCCCTGAAGAAGCTTTtgattcatcatcttcttcttacAAAGTATCAACAGCCAAGAGCAAGTCATTTTTCAACAAAGACACCCAAATTTCTTCTG GAAGTGAGGATAAGATGAAGAAAAGGGTGATAACAAGGGTTGTTTATCCATTTGCATTGGTTAAGCCCGGAGGGATAGAAGGGGATATGACACTAAACGACATTAACGAAAGGATTCTAATGCCACCGACAAGGCCGGTAAGGCACCCAGTGGGGGATTTCGCTTGTAGGCCATGCGTATCTGCGGATGGTCCTGGGCTTTCTGGAAAAGCTGTGGTGGCCCTCACCAAAATACACACTCAAGGGAGAGGCACCATCACTATTATCCGAACCAAAGGTTAA
- the LOC105785603 gene encoding uncharacterized protein LOC105785603 isoform X1: MGELNSMAYTSSSLHSPSLGWDLQNLGVLNADMSLVMDGSGTAPFFPHLDSDFSSGYLEDALLEFTEPSKRRRLLLYNDHNQFNGLNDLAMQGYWNYSCNWGLSENFSCMSQLTSINGVSDEPMSTSVSSEEANIVTEIKTPEEAIPRSPEEAFDSSSSSYKVSTAKSKSFFNKDTQISSGSEDKMKKRVITRVVYPFALVKPGGIEGDMTLNDINERILMPPTRPVRHPVGDFACRPCVSADGPGLSGKAVVALTKIHTQGRGTITIIRTKG; the protein is encoded by the exons ATGGGTGAGCTTAACTCTATGGCTTACACTAGTAGCAGCCTCCATAGCCCTTCCCTAGGTTGGGATCTTCAAAACCTTGGAGTTCTCAACGCAGACATGTCTTTAG TCATGGATGGAAGTGGAACTGCCCCATTCTTTCCACATCTAGACTCTGATTTCTCTTCTGGGTATCTGGAAGATGCATTGCTTGAATTCACTGAACCATCCAAACGAAGACGCCTCTTGTTGTACAATGATCATAATCAATTCAATGGTTTAAATGATCTTGCCATg CAGGGATATTGGAATTATAGCTGCAACTGGGGCCTATCTGAGAATTTCAGCTGCATGAGCCAGTTAACAAGCATTAATGGAGTTTCAG ATGAACCAATGAGCACATCGGTGAGCAGTGAGGAAGCAAACATTGTCACGGAGATAAAAACACCAGAAGAGGCAATACCACGCAGCCCTGAAGAAGCTTTtgattcatcatcttcttcttacAAAGTATCAACAGCCAAGAGCAAGTCATTTTTCAACAAAGACACCCAAATTTCTTCTG GAAGTGAGGATAAGATGAAGAAAAGGGTGATAACAAGGGTTGTTTATCCATTTGCATTGGTTAAGCCCGGAGGGATAGAAGGGGATATGACACTAAACGACATTAACGAAAGGATTCTAATGCCACCGACAAGGCCGGTAAGGCACCCAGTGGGGGATTTCGCTTGTAGGCCATGCGTATCTGCGGATGGTCCTGGGCTTTCTGGAAAAGCTGTGGTGGCCCTCACCAAAATACACACTCAAGGGAGAGGCACCATCACTATTATCCGAACCAAAGGTTAA